AGTTAGGCTGGCCCCAGAACAGGTGCTGCATGGCTGTCGTCAGCTCGTGTCGTGAGATGTTGGGTTAAGTCCCGCAACGAGCGCAACCCTCGCCCTTAGTTGCCATCATTTAGTTGGGCACTCTAAGGGGACTGCCGGTGATAAGCCGAGAGGAAGGTGGGGATGACGTCAAGTCCTCATGGCCCTTACGGGCTGGGCTACACACGTGCTACAATGGTGGTGACAGTGGGCAGCGAGACAGCGATGTCGAGCTAATCTCCAAAAGCCATCTCAGTTCGGATTGCACTCTGCAACTCGAGTGCATGAAGTTGGAATCGCTAGTAATCGCAGATCAGCATGCTGCGGTGAATACGTTCCCGGGCCTTGTACACACCGCCCGTCACACCATGGGAGTTGGTTTTACCCGAAGGTAGTGCGCTAACCGCAAGGAGGCAGCTAACCACGGTAGGGTCAGCGACTGGGGTGAAGTCGTAACAAGGTAGCCGTAGGGGAACCTGCGGCTGGATCACCTCCTTTCTAAGGAAGCTGTGGAACAGTAAGACGCCTGTCTTGAACAGGATGAACTTTCCCGTGCTTTTTAGAACATAGATGGCGCCAGTCAGGCGACCATCGAAACGTAATACGCCTGCAGATCTGCTACGCAGACAGCGGGTATGGCGAGGTTCGCCGTCCACGTTTCTCTTTCTTCAAGAAGGATATAAACCTTTGGTTTGCGCTCACGTGCTGTTGCCCCTTCGGGGCTGCACTCCGCGGGGGCGCCGGACGACCGGCGACGGCTCGCTGAGCCTGTATGGGTGTCCAATTGGACGCTTGATACGCTCGGTAAGATGGGCCCGTAGCTCAGTTGGTTAGAGCACACGCTTGATAAGCGTGGGGTCGGAAGTTCAAGTCTTCCCGGGCCCACCAATGGTTTGCTGAATTTACCTGATCCCTGGCGGTTTTGCTGTCGGGTGTTTGCGATGGTTGGGGCTGTAGCTCAGCTGGGAGAGCACCTGCTTTGCAAGCAGGGGGTCAGCGGTTCGATCCCGCTCAGCTCCACCAATCGCGGAACGCGGTTTGGGTGTGTAGCGCGGGAATATCCTTCTGAAGAAATAAAAGTTTGCGTCGTCTGTAAGGACTGATGCCTGTTCTGAATACATTGTGAAGAGAAGATATGTCTGGAAGCTTCCAGGTGTTTTGAGCCCTTGTGGTTTGAAGCGTCCGAGCCCAGTCCTTGTGAAACCATGAGATGGCTTAGTCGGCCGGAATTGGCGGAGGGATTGGAGGTAGGAAGGAAAGCTTGTCCGAGGCATTTTTGTTGTTTGAAGGTTTAGGCCTTCATCTGATGGGAATGCTGGATTGATGTTGCCTGACCGCGCATCACCGGATGATATCTCGAGAAGCTGGTCTTAATGGTATGGCTTCGAGGTGCACCGGCGTGCCCTCAATGAAGACCATACCGACACGTCGATGTCATCAGGAAATGACTTGATTGTAAAAGGTAATCAGGTTGCCGTTCCCAAGTGAACGGCTATGGATGAGCATAGACAATGAGAACGAAGAAGTGAATTAAGGGCATTTGGTGGATGCCTTGGCATGCACAGGCGAAGAAGGACGTGATACGCTGCGAAAAGCCGTGGGGAGCTGCGAATAAGCTTTGATCCATGGATCTCCGAATGGGGCAACCCACCTTAAATGCTTGGAAAATCCAAACCGTCTTTGACGGCTTGGGTTTCCAAGCATTGTGATAAGGTATCTAACTTTCGAATACATAGGGGTTAGAAGCGAACGCAGGGAACTGAAACATCTAAGTACCTGCAGGAAAGGACATCAACCGAGACTCCGCAAGTAGTGGCGAGCGAACGCGGACCAGGCCAGTGGCAATGATGAATAAAGCGGAACGATTTGGAAAAGTCGGCCATAGAGGGTGATAGCCCCTTACGCGTAGAACAGTCATTGTCCTTGAGTAGGGCGGGACACGTGAAATCCTGTCTGAACATGGGGAGACCACTCTCCAAGCCTAAGTACTCGTGCATGACCGATAGCGAACAAGTACCGTGAGGGAAAGGTGAAAAGCACCCCGACGAGGGGAGTGAAATAGAACCTGAAACCGGATGCCTACAAACAGTCGGAGCTCGCAAGGGTGACGGCGTACCTTTTGTATAATGGGTCAACGACTTAGTGTAACTAGCAAGCTTAAGCCGGTAGGTGTAGGCGCAGCGAAAGCGAGTCTGAATAGGGCGATTGAGTTAGTTGCATTAGACCCGAAACCGAGTGATCTAGCCATGAGCAGGCTGAAGGTTGGGTAACACCAACTGGAGGGCCGAACCCATAACTGTTGCAATAGTTCGGGATGACTTGTGGCTAGGGGTGAAAGGCCAATCAAACTCGGAAATAGCTGGTTCTCCGCGAAATCTATTTAGGTAGAGCGTCGACCGAATACCCTCGGGGGTAGAGCACTGGATGGGCTATGGGGACTCACCGTCTTACTGATCCTAACCAAACTCCGAATACCGAGGAGTACTAGTCGGCAGACACACGGCGGGTGCTAACGTCCGTCGTGAAAAGGGCAACAACCCTGACCTCCAGCTAAGGTCCCCAAGTCATGGCTAAGTGGGAAAGGATGTGAGGATCCCAAAACAACCAGGATGTTGGCTTAGAAGCAGCCATCATTTAAAGAAAGCGTAACAGCTCACTGGTCTAAATAAGGGTCTTTGCGCCGAAAATGTAACGGGGCTAAAGCCATGCACCGAAGCTGAGGATTGTAGCAACCTTTGGGTTGCCGCAGTGGTAGCGGAGCGTTCCGTAAGTCTGTGAAGGCGGACCCGTGAGGGCTGCTGGAGATATCGGAAGTGCGAATGTTGACATGAGTAACGATAAAGGGAGTGAGAGACTCCCTCGCCGAAAGACCAAGGGTTCCTGCTTAAAGTTAATCTGAGCAGGGTTAGCCGGCCCCTAAGACGAGGCGGACACGCGTAGTCGATGGGAACCACGTTAATATTCGTGGGCCTGGTGGTAGTGACGGATCTCGTGTGTTGTTCAACCTTATTGGATTGGTTGGGCGGCGAAGAGGTTCCAGGAAATAGCTCCACCGTATAGACCGTACCCGAAACCGACACAGGTGGTCAGGTAGAGTATACCAAGGCGCTTGAGAGAACTATGTTGAAGGAACTCGGCAAATTGCACGCGTAACTTCGGAAGAAGCGTGACCCTTTTGTACGCAAGTATGATGGGGTGGCACAGACCAGGGGGTAGCGACTGTTTATCAAAAACACAGGGCTCTGCGAAGTAGCAATACGACGTATAGGGTCTGACGCCTGCCCGGTGCTGGAAGGTTAAAGGGAGGGGTGCAAGCTCTGAACTGAAGCCCCAGTAAACGGCGGCCGTAACTATAACGGTCCTAAGGTAGCGAAATTCCTTGTCGGGTAAGTTCCGACCTGCACGAATGGCGTAACGACTTCCCCGCTGTCTCCAACATAGACTCAGTGAAATTGAATTCCCCGTGAAGATGCGGGGTTCCTGCGGTCAGACGGAAAGACCCCGTGCACCTTTACTATAGCTTTACACTGGCATTCGCCAAGGCATGTGTAGGATAGGTGGTAGGCTTTGAAGCATGGACGCCAGTCTGTGTGGAGCCATCCTTGAAATACCACCCTTATCTTCGTGGATGTCTAACCGCGGTCCGTTATCCGGATCCGGGACAGTGTATGGTGGGTAGTTTGACTGGGGCGGTCGCCTCCGAAAGAGTAACGGAGGCGCGCGATGGTTAGCTCAGACCGGTCGGAAATCGGTCGTCGAGTGCAATGGCATAAGCTAGCCTGACTGCGAGACTGACAAGTCGAGCAGAGACGAAAGTCGGTCATAGTGATCCGGTGGTCCCGTGTGGAAGGGCCATCGCTCAACGGATAAAAGGTACGCCGGGGATAACAGGCTGATGACCCCCAAGAGTCCATATCGACGGGGTTGTTTGGCACCTCGATGTCGACTCATCGCATCCTGGGGCTGGAGCAGGTCCCAAGGGTATGGCTGTTCGCCATTTAAAGCGGTACGTGAGTTGGGTTCAGAACGTCGTGAGACAGTTCGGTCCCTATCTGCCGTGGGTGTAGGAATATTGACAGGATCTGTCCCTAGTACGAGAGGACCGGGATGGACGTATCTCTGGTGGATCTGTTGTCCTGCCAAGGGCATAGCAGAGTAGCTATATACGGAATGGATAACCGCTGAAGGCATCTAAGCGGGAAACCAACCTGAAAACGAGTGTTCCCTATCAGAGCCGTGGAAGACGACCACGTTGATAGGACGGGTGTGGAAGCACAGCAATGTGTGAAGCTTACCGTTACTAATAGCTCGATCGACTTCTTCGTTCCCATTGATTATGTTCATCAAGCCAAGCTCGATGATCTGTTCTGTCTTCACGCTGACGTGGCCTTCGGCCACTACGCTGCAGACGGCGCGCCGTCAGGGTATTTTGCCAAGGCAAAAACCCGAGGCGACGGACTAGCGTCCTGTATCGGTGCCACGCTCGATCTCGAGCAACGGTGGAATACGGATCGGTCACAGAAAGACGTGTAAATTAAAACGAAGCGCAAGCTTCCCAGCTTCTCGAAAACAACTTTCGTTGTTGCGTTTTGCCGACCTGGTGGTTATCGCGGGGCGGCTGCACCCGTTCCCATTCCGAACACGGCCGTGAAACGCCCCAGCGCCAATGGTACTTCGTCTCAAGACGCGGGAGAGTAGGTCGCTGCCAGGTCTGCAAAACGCAACACAAAATCTTCTCAAATCACCAAAATGGGCCAATGCCCAAATCAAAAAGGCCGCTCAAGCGGCCTTTGTGCTATAACAGGCACAAATGATAATGCGTCCCTTACAGGAGATAAATTGCTGTGCAATTTACTCCGAAAGAAATCCGTCGTCGCTAAAGCAACGACGTAGACGCGACATTCGGCTTTGCCGAATGCGCTGGTAACGCGGGGTGGAGCAGCCCGGTAGCTCGTCAGGCTCATAACCTGAAGGCCGCAGGTTCAAATCCTGCCCCCGCAACCACCGACACTTGCAAATTCTCCCACTCGGGAGACTTTCTCAGAAGCTCCTCGGCGTAGGCCTTGAGGAGCTTTTCCCTTTTTGCCTCCTTGTCGATCTCGCCCGATGCAATGCGGGCCATCATATCGTTCTGGGCGGAAGCGACAAACTGCTGTTGCATGATGTCGATCACATCCATCGATGCCATGATGTTGGCGATCTCCGTGTTGGCCGGATTGAACTGTGCCTTCAGCTTCGCAATCTTCACCTGAAAATCCTCGACCGGCTCTTCGGCTGCACCGGCGAGTTCGCAGACAAGCTTCTCGCGCGTGACTTCCAGCTCATCGAGCTGGTCGTCGAGGATGGCGAGGCGCGGCCGGCCTTCCGCTTGCTGGTTCTGGATCTGCTGCATGAGGCCTGCCTGCTTCGACTTGACGGTCGCAAGCTCGACCGCCAATTCCTCTCTTCGGGAGGGGGTGCTCTTCAGCCTGCTCGTCTCGTGGGCTACCATTTTCTCGGCAATGCGGTCGAAGATGTCGAGGGAGTAGAAGGCGACGGGCAAGCAGTTGAGGACGCGCTCTTCGAGTTCATCGCGGGTGATCGTCTTGCTGTTGCCGCAGCATGCGCCACCGAGGTCATCGATCGGTAGCCGCTTCTTGCGAGAGGTGCAGCTATAGCGGTCCTTGCCGGAGATGGCGTAGGGGCCGCCGCACTAGGCGCATTCCAGCATGCCGCTCAGCAGATATTCCGGCCGGTGAGTCGCGTTGAGCCGGTTGCTCTGCGCGAAGTCGAACAGATCGCCCACTACCCTCTGCCGGGCCTTGACGCGCTGCCACAGCTCGTCCGGCACGATACGCATCTCCGGGGCGTCCTTGAGCACCCATTCAGTGGCGTCGTTGGCGCGGGCCGTGCGTCGTTCCGTCTCCGGGTTCTTACGGTACTGGCGCCGGTTCCAGACAATGCGGCCGATATAGCTCTCATTGTTGAGGATACCGCTGCCCCGGTCGACATGGCCACGGATCGCGGTATCGCGCCATTTGCGGCCACGCGGGCCGGGGATGCCTTCCTTGTTGAGGAGCTGAGCGATGTCGCGTGGCGACATACCGTCTGCATAGACCTGATAGATGCGGCGGACGATATCGGCCTTGCCGGCATCGATCTCACGCAAGCCCCTGATGCGGTCACCCATCTCATCGCGTTGTTGCGAAAGCTTGTAGCCGTAAGCGAGACACGTCGACGCCTTGCCCTTCTTTACGGCCATCTTCATGCGCTCGCGTGTCCGGTATCGGATCTGCTCGACCAGTTCATGGCTGAGAGCAGTCCGCAGGGCCATCTCGAGATTGGTGACCGCCTAGGCGCCATGAACGGTCCACAGGTCGATGTCGCG
This genomic interval from Agrobacterium tumefaciens contains the following:
- a CDS encoding recombinase family protein — encoded protein: MALRTALSHELVEQIRYRTRERMKMAVKKGKASTCLAYGYKLSQQRDEMGDRIRGLREIDAGKADIVRRIYQVYADGMSPRDIAQLLNKEGIPGPRGRKWRDTAIRGHVDRGSGILNNESYIGRIVWNRRQYRKNPETERRTARANDATEWVLKDAPEMRIVPDELWQRVKARQRVVGDLFDFAQSNRLNATHRPEYLLSGMLECA